The region ggccctaatgaggacaagcgctttagaaaatggatgcattagTAATTACTAGAATTGCATTTTTGAGCTTACAGAGTTTGAGGATTTATGATAGGGACAATTTGGACACCGgaaccaattattattatttttttaattgtagggACAGTACTTCCTATAGGTCTAAAGTTGACCAGCGTTCCGCAATGGATTGTGTTCAGCTTTAGAGATTTCACTTTCTGTACTATataatttttcttcttttaaaattgtGGAGCCATGATTACTGCTAGGATACAGTATTAGATCTAGTCATAATATGAGGAAACGAGCTTGTGAGTTTCCAGTTGGAatttttatcctctgtgaaaggCCAGCAGGGTGAAACACTGTGAAGGGTTTATGGTGTCACACACAACTTTGAACATGTGACtcgtgtttgttgtgtgtgtaaGAGTGTGGCATTTTCACTAAACAAACATAAATTGGGGAACTAATCCCAACTAAGTTATTTGTCTTAAGGTGAACTCCTCACACCTTACCTTTGCCTCATCAGTGGGATGTTGATGCAGTTTGCAGCGGCCACAGCAGCGAACGGAACAAAGCGTCCGATCAGAGGTGAGACGTGCTGCAGCGAGAGAGAAGAGGCTTCAAAAAACACAATAGAGGAACAAGATCCATCCCTGAAATGGCGTATGCATCCAAGTTTCCCCGAGTATAAATCAGCATGAATAACACTGAGCTGGCAGGGAGACACGCCGACTCCAGAGCACGACCCCGTGAATAATTAGGCTCCTCTTGGACAAAGAGGCTATTTGTGCACGGCTAATATCATGTCAGCACTACCCGAGCGCTTGAGGTCAGCCCGTTAAAATGAGAAGTAGAATGGAGTTAGATGAACTGATACCTTTGTTAGTGCGTTTAGTCCTAGAGCGGTGGCTACTGCCCCTGTGGTGGCAGATACATACGCTGTGCCAAGCTGACTGCAAACAAGAGAAGCACATCAGCGGCGAATGAAGGGGCTGATGGGATCCAGGCATCATGCCTGCTGCTGCCATACCTGACCGTGATGGGAGCGTCGCCGCTCCTGTTGGTGTAGTTCACGATTGCGTTGAAAGACTGATTGATCCATTGCCAGAACAACACAGCTGGAGTGGTCCTGAGGGATGCGGAAAGGAGAACATTCACACAGCTTCTCGTACGTTTCTCATTAGTTCTACGGGGTTAGCGGGGCTCCGCTGCTTTCAATTTGCAACTTTTTTCTAATAACACCTAACTACAAATAACAAGTGTATGTATATGAAAGTCCCTAAATATCTGTTCTATTACCACAACTAAGGAAGTGAGCAAGCAGAAATATATCTGCAGTGGTATCTTGACTTACAAGTGGCCCAACTTAagagttttggtttttttttttagttaagagCCATGgcttggttattttttttatttaaaaaaaaaaaaaaaaaaaaaaacactcgcaaggaccACGGAGAAGACGCTCGCACTGAACTGACTCGTTTCAGCCCTACAGAATACATTGTAGAAATCTTTGCTTGAAAACCGACACAACAGACATTTTTCTATTGTCCCCACGATATagctcagcgccctttgcacaatggtcattgcaccggactattgcaatattagtcattcgaactgctctaagtgctagaggactctgcatcttttttcacaattgttttttgtcaatgtctttatgtccccaaagtgttctgtaaattgactgtctgttgtactagagcggctccaactaccggagacaaattccttgtgtgttttggacatacttggcaactaaagatgattctgatctgattctgatatgtcgCCATATCACCTAGCACTAGAACATACTGCCCCAGAACATTAGTAAAAAGTATGGCAACCTTGAATGGTCAAAAAAAGTGGCTCCAACCCTCTCACTCACCCAATTTTGATAGTGAATGATGTGGTGATGGTTTTGCAGAGCCACAGGTCCAACCATTCTAGTTATTTGTAGCAGCTAGCAAGTTCCTGCAAGCTCTTACTTGTAAAATGTCATCATGCATCCAGTGATGGTCATGTTCATCGGAACCTGCGCTGACATGCGGCCAATCAGGATCATCTTCTCGCCGGTATCCGGATGGAAAGCGGAGTCAAAGACATATTTGGCTCTCCACAATTCATCTTCTGTCAGCCCCGGTGAGACTACGCCTTTTCTGGGGGACCGTAAACATCTGGATAAGAACTCTGGCTTTGTGCGTTCGGCGGTGGCTTTGGCAGCTGCTTGCCTGGCTTACCTGTAGTCGGTGATGATTTTGTGCGCACGTTCTAACTGTTCATTGGTGAGGAGGACGTTCCGTGGGTCAGTGACGGTGAAGAAATGCTTAGCGCGGCCCATAAACGTGCTCTGGTCCCAACGGGGCTCCTTGATGTTGATGGACGTGGAGAGCTCTGCAGCCATATTTATCTGGTGAAAggaaaatattgtttaaaaatttaaaataaagccatccattcattaattttctgtacCATTTGTCCTAGTTAGAAtaacgggtgagctggagcctatcccagctggtatgggcgagaggcggtggaTAACCTGAACTGGCcaccagacaatcgcagggcacaaaaagcatagacaaacaacaattcacactcacattcacactgatggccaatttagagtcttcagttaacctgaATGTTTTTGAATGGAGGAAGCCAGAGTTGCCAGGGGACAAAGACGTAATTACTGGGAGAACAcgtaaacgccacacaggaaggctggaacaATTGGAAGCCCAAAccacagaattgtgaggcaaaaGAGATTATCACAATTCCACCATGctctaacaaacaaccattttattTAGTACTCTGGCCGCAATTCATTCCATTGACAAAAGCAGGTTGCCAGCCTTCCAAATGTGCCAAGCCGATGCCATGTTAGTTACGTAAACGGTCACTGGTCGCACATTGGCCGAGCAGGTTCCTTATCAACGTTTTGGTGTAACATTTCAGGCTTACGCGGCTAGAAATGACACAAAATAGTTAGACttcacaccgattttatcggccttatcggtatcggccaatatttAGCTGATCGGCTGATaggctttaatgtcatcattcgccgatccgatcaatgacgtcattgatcggctccgcaaaagacgtTTACTCCGCATCGCCGCGTGcatagtatatttgaatccaaaacctagtttatttttagccttgtcgcgtcttttgatgtagtattggaaatatttgacggccaataaagttattaaaaaaaaagaaaaaaacggcggcgtgggacagacaacacgtctgagacagacaacatgtaattgccggatcagactacaagacacatttgctctttcacgattgcactgtcagactactgcaataaaatcttgttttccgatactaccgcatcccgttttttacgatcattgggctttatcatgtcaactcaaatgcgaccggatacactctttaccgtggcgatgacaacaagagtggagtgagccgactttgtattatatggacaaaatggagaaaaacgtgtgttggtggtcaccggtgctcaggacaggagaggacgttcgtttaaggcttgcttgaggtatgttcaggtacttttaatacgatacggctcacaagcaggcaataaaatgttatgtagcctagcaggctagcggtagcacgaacggtcgGCCGTAAACATGCCaacgttctgtcgaatcaggCTCTAAAgattcggtgtgggtgaagtaatttaatcaaaaataaagtaatttgattacagtaagttagcacccattatttctgtcatgttgtaatgttggcttgagctgactgattagaatacacgatctgactagagcagtgatttccaacctttatggagccaaggaacatattttccaattgaaaaatctcacgggacACCAACAAAcgaaaatgccacaaaaagtgtacacattaattactgtatttacttcctgccatctaatagaagaccatttatcatttgttctgtctgccaCTATGCcttactggcataaatagaggaaccaagataaatgatttattgtaaatataatgttttgagcaattaagtacacaagtatatacagtaaatgaacaggtcatttaaatagacacattcctccatcttgcgaTGGgctcggtgatcgtttttttaaactcgctgatcggtcccaaaaatcctgatcatgtaaagcctaaaaaATAGTGCTGCACAAGAAACACTGtacttattttcatttaattgccaagaagtgtttttcttatacaaatatataccGTGTCCCTTTTCacgaaatacagtgaaccccctcACAGTCGCAGTTTGGCAATTgcgaattcacctatttgctgaaTTATTTTGTAACCTATCCGCTGTTGTTTGCTTGTCTTGTGCTCAAGCCAATATTattattgctttggcaccatcttgtggcatcttggtgccaaggaactatgttgaagtaagttGAGGTGCTTCTTCAGTAGAGTAGTGCTTTGGTGGCATCCTGTGGCATCGATAGGCAATAATAAACCTTTTCTGAGCAGTCCGGGGTGTAAGTTACTCATGGATTCTTACTATTCGTGATTGGGTTCAGTACCAATTTTGTAGTTTTTAGTTgtatattttaagaaaaaaagtaattagaggggggggggggtaacagattttcaatggaaaaaaagcaaatcctATTTTTATAAAGGTCGTGACTTTTTTGGGTGGGAGTGGtatattttagaaaaaagttatattttcaagaaataaagttgtatacAGACGGTACATCCCAAATTATGACGTTTGGAATTTACAAACAGCGCGCAACGAACTCATTTGGGCAGCGGCGTAGGAATACATTGTCATGTGGCACAAGAATCCACGCTCAGTTACCAccataattgcttttttttcatttgatttattttgtatttgtagcCTTGATGTGTTTTCCACGACTCTAATTGTGACTTTATTACAACTGCAACCCAATACCCCTTGTATTAGAATGCAATGGAACACGGATGTCAAAGTTATGGTCCTTTTACAGTGGCCGCTATTGCAAATTGAGTGTTTACCTCATGTTTCTTCCTAAAAGAACCAGACTATATCCCTTTTCAAAATTAAGTTGACCAATAGTTGTTTCCCTTCTGTTTTTGAAAcatatccatcaatttgttgtgaacTCTCTGTATAATAATGTGATGAGAGAATTATACATTTACTGCACGCATGGGTTCATAGACATAACAGACCCTGTGAGGGAAACCAACGTTGCCGGTGAgctgtgacaaaaattagtatGACAGCCTTCAATGAGAAGATGCCAGTGGGATCCACTATCCCGAATTGAAATGTTTCTTCATGGAACCTGAATATACTCTTCAATTTGCGTGTTTTTAAACTGTTGAATATTCTTGAGTATATGTCTACAAGCAGTTTAGTAGACACGTGTGTAAAAGGCACACTTTTGGATACAGCTGcagaaataaatgtcatttgaatGTGTAGGTGCTGTATATCATGTTACTACGGTTACGCTTGCTATTCCATACCGTCCGTTCATAGCTGCCTACAAGCAGCTTTGAAGGATTTCAGTGCACATTATACAACAATTATTTAGATGTTGGTGCATTCATTATAGTTTGTGTCGGGGTAAGAGGAAAGACAGGCAGCCAGATAAAACTGGCCTGCACTGCCATGAACATGTTCTGTGGACGCATTGCTCCTAGTCGGATCTGGTTTTTAACCATTTTTGCTCCAAATGTAAATCTCTGCAAGGATTTGCTGCAGGGTGATGAAACTCCTCCTGGAATTGCACCAATCATGGCTGCTGGCTGGACTGAGTGACACATGAACACTAATGTGCAGCTGGAAGGATGTGCACGCTCTTCCAATTGAATTCAACTCGCGGGTTGGAACagccagaagaagaaaaaaacaaaaaaggccagTTTGCTTGATTCTGTGCTTTGTATGAAGCCCAGCGGGGGGTTGGGCTCGCGCTGCGTTAATCAATACTTTTAATTGTTAATGAAGGTGATGTGGGGAGGATGAACTTTGGACCGTGATCAGCAAGCTCTCAGCGGCGTGTGCCGTCActctcagccaatcacagcgggCCTGCGTGGCTACACATTAACCACCAATTGTCTGCGTACGATCCACATCATTTTATCGTTTAATATTGCTTATATTTTCAGcaatttcggggggggggggggggggtgttctgtTTTTGCGCACCTCCGAGAAGTGCTTCAACGCGCTGTGCGTGACAACCTGAACCAAACCAGTCCGATCTGGACTGGATCTTGAAACAAAACAGCGAGCTTACAATTGGGAGCAAATAAATGGACAATATATCCCGTTTCGAGCGCAGATGAATTCGGCGGTGCGGGCAGCTGTGCGTTCAGGAGGATTCAACTACAGCGACGCCACATCCACACAACCTCGGCACGCGCACCAACACGCTCGCAACAACATTTCATTTGGACTTTGAATAATAGATGACTTACTGCACTGAGGGCTC is a window of Phycodurus eques isolate BA_2022a chromosome 9, UOR_Pequ_1.1, whole genome shotgun sequence DNA encoding:
- the sfxn1 gene encoding sideroflexin-1: MAAELSTSINIKEPRWDQSTFMGRAKHFFTVTDPRNVLLTNEQLERAHKIITDYRKGVVSPGLTEDELWRAKYVFDSAFHPDTGEKMILIGRMSAQVPMNMTITGCMMTFYKTTPAVLFWQWINQSFNAIVNYTNRSGDAPITVSQLGTAYVSATTGAVATALGLNALTKHVSPLIGRFVPFAAVAAANCINIPLMRQRELKHGIPITDENDNRIGESTKAAQQAISQVVVSRILMASPGMAIPPFLMNHLEKKAFLKRFPWMSAPIQVSLVGFCLVFATPLCCALFPQKSSISVSRLEPELQEKIRASQPGLERVYFNKGL